A single window of bacterium DNA harbors:
- a CDS encoding SDR family NAD(P)-dependent oxidoreductase: protein MGVSGRVAVVTGAASGQGRATSLQLAGEGALVAALDVDAAGLESLVDEVSATGARCRGLQVDVSDAEAVATAFAEIEADLGRAYVLAAAAAIYPPGVFSHLRDPEETARIFDVNLMGVVHCASAATSQMIEEGRGGRIVLWSSIGAGAAIAGHAAYCAGKAAIEGLGRALAAELGPYGITVNTIAPGAIDTPMLGTPPDPAYFEVLPAGRAGTPEEVAHLVSYLCSDASGFMTGAVLALDGGLSGVNGAVRPEV from the coding sequence ATGGGAGTTTCCGGCCGGGTAGCGGTCGTCACCGGCGCCGCATCGGGTCAGGGCCGCGCCACGTCCCTGCAGCTGGCCGGTGAGGGCGCCCTGGTGGCCGCGCTCGATGTCGACGCCGCAGGACTCGAGAGTCTCGTGGACGAGGTATCGGCTACGGGAGCCCGTTGCCGCGGACTCCAGGTGGACGTGTCCGATGCGGAAGCCGTGGCGACGGCATTCGCCGAGATCGAGGCCGACCTGGGCCGAGCCTACGTGCTGGCCGCCGCCGCGGCGATCTACCCGCCGGGGGTTTTCTCCCACCTCCGCGATCCCGAGGAGACCGCCAGGATCTTCGACGTGAACCTGATGGGGGTCGTCCACTGCGCGAGCGCCGCAACCAGCCAGATGATCGAGGAAGGCCGCGGGGGGCGGATCGTCCTGTGGTCTTCCATAGGCGCCGGCGCCGCCATAGCCGGCCACGCCGCCTACTGCGCGGGCAAGGCGGCCATCGAAGGACTTGGCCGGGCACTGGCCGCCGAGTTGGGGCCCTACGGGATCACCGTCAACACGATCGCTCCGGGGGCCATAGACACTCCGATGCTCGGTACGCCGCCCGATCCGGCCTACTTCGAGGTCCTGCCCGCCGGCCGGGCCGGAACGCCCGAGGAGGTGGCGCACCTGGTCAGCTACCTGTGCTCGGACGCGTCGGGGTTCATGACCGGGGCGGTGCTGGCTCTGGACGGAGGCCTGAGCGGTGTCAACGGAGCCGTAAGGCCGGAGGTGTGA
- a CDS encoding LamG domain-containing protein — protein sequence MEIVGYADRLRAQPGEMVSFKVSCKAQTFRAQLVRVNHGDDNPDGPGSKIDDLDSPANGEYPGRIQELHPGSFVAVPDDPRLHLDGSFTIQAWIYPTTVGKGRQGLVTKWDCNTDTGYGLFVDGEGALSLRIGDGETVDEVSTGVAMRDAKWYFAAGVYDADDGSMRVYQTPLDQWPLQDTAAEAGAAAAGGPGRTGAGLIIGGCSRGPENVPGTVGGLYNGKIDNPTIIGRALGPDEIAALREDRSSVAGDPDLVGAWDFGRDFSTATVTDGSPNGLHGEALNMPGRAVTGHNWAGRNMDFKHAPEEYAAIRFNDDDLDDARWETDFEYVVPEDLRSAMYAFRLTTDDAEDYIPFAVRPRTGEPTAKIAFLLGTYTFLAYANEHLANNPVLIEYLEGKGMEVEFPLLPHEHYMVDNKLGGLYDLHTDGSGICYSSSRKPIVNFRPNNKQRTVGAGLGAPVLLSADLHQMDWMESQGFEFDLITDEDIHFDGLDLLSGYNVVMSDAHPEYWTEDMLIALEAYLNAGGRFMYLGGNGLYWITSVDPERPHVIEVRRWNGTGSWRTDFAESHHSTTGEPGGLWRFRGWAPQRLVGVGMTAQGGSGTNSAYRRLPDSLDPRAAFIFEGIGDDEVIGDFDTLNLGWGAAGYEMDRADPALGTPDHALVVATATDFDDSFHHVVEEVMHMNSEQTGTTNDQVRADMVLFEYPNGGAVFTTGSIAWSACLSHNDYDNNVSRITANVLRKFASDDPLP from the coding sequence GTGGAGATCGTAGGTTATGCGGACAGGCTGAGGGCCCAGCCCGGTGAGATGGTGAGCTTCAAGGTCAGTTGCAAGGCACAGACCTTCCGGGCCCAGTTGGTCCGTGTGAACCACGGCGACGACAACCCTGACGGACCGGGATCCAAGATCGACGACCTCGACTCACCCGCCAACGGTGAGTACCCGGGGAGGATTCAGGAACTCCACCCCGGCTCTTTCGTCGCAGTGCCCGACGATCCCCGGCTCCATTTGGACGGGAGCTTCACCATCCAGGCATGGATTTACCCGACCACCGTAGGCAAGGGTCGGCAAGGGTTGGTCACCAAATGGGACTGCAACACGGACACCGGCTACGGGCTGTTCGTGGACGGGGAGGGCGCGTTGTCCCTCCGGATCGGTGACGGCGAGACCGTCGATGAGGTCAGCACCGGCGTGGCCATGCGGGATGCCAAGTGGTACTTCGCCGCCGGTGTCTACGACGCGGATGATGGTTCGATGCGTGTCTACCAGACGCCCCTCGACCAATGGCCACTGCAGGACACCGCGGCGGAGGCCGGAGCAGCGGCCGCGGGTGGGCCGGGACGGACCGGCGCCGGCCTGATCATCGGCGGTTGTAGCCGTGGTCCGGAGAACGTCCCGGGCACGGTCGGCGGCCTCTACAACGGCAAGATCGACAACCCGACCATCATCGGGCGGGCGCTCGGACCGGACGAGATCGCCGCCCTCAGGGAGGACCGTTCCTCCGTGGCGGGGGATCCGGACCTGGTAGGCGCATGGGACTTCGGACGGGACTTCTCGACCGCCACCGTCACCGACGGTTCCCCCAACGGACTGCACGGAGAGGCCCTCAACATGCCGGGCCGGGCGGTCACCGGTCACAACTGGGCCGGCCGGAACATGGACTTCAAGCACGCCCCCGAGGAGTACGCGGCTATCCGTTTCAACGACGACGACCTGGACGACGCACGCTGGGAGACGGACTTCGAGTACGTCGTACCCGAGGACCTGAGAAGCGCCATGTACGCCTTCCGGCTCACCACCGACGACGCCGAGGACTACATCCCGTTCGCGGTACGGCCCAGGACCGGCGAACCCACCGCCAAGATCGCGTTCCTGCTCGGGACCTACACCTTCCTGGCCTACGCCAACGAGCACCTGGCCAACAACCCCGTGCTCATCGAGTACCTGGAGGGTAAGGGGATGGAGGTGGAGTTCCCGCTCCTCCCCCACGAGCACTACATGGTCGACAACAAGCTGGGCGGGCTCTACGACCTGCACACCGACGGGAGTGGCATCTGCTACTCGTCGAGCCGCAAGCCCATCGTCAACTTCCGGCCCAACAACAAGCAGCGGACGGTCGGCGCCGGTCTGGGCGCGCCGGTCCTGCTGTCCGCCGACCTCCACCAGATGGACTGGATGGAGAGCCAGGGATTCGAGTTCGACCTGATCACTGACGAGGACATCCACTTCGATGGGTTGGACCTGCTGTCCGGATACAACGTGGTGATGTCCGACGCCCACCCCGAGTACTGGACGGAGGACATGCTCATCGCCCTTGAGGCCTACCTCAACGCCGGGGGGCGATTCATGTACCTGGGCGGCAACGGCCTCTACTGGATCACGTCGGTCGATCCCGAGCGGCCCCACGTCATCGAGGTGCGCCGCTGGAACGGAACCGGGTCGTGGCGGACCGACTTCGCGGAGAGCCACCACAGCACCACCGGGGAGCCGGGCGGCCTGTGGAGGTTCCGCGGCTGGGCGCCGCAACGCCTGGTGGGCGTGGGAATGACCGCCCAGGGCGGTTCCGGAACCAACTCGGCCTACCGGCGCCTCCCGGATAGCCTCGATCCGAGGGCTGCCTTCATCTTCGAGGGGATCGGTGACGATGAGGTGATAGGCGACTTCGACACCCTAAACCTGGGATGGGGGGCGGCCGGCTACGAGATGGACCGGGCCGATCCAGCTCTCGGAACGCCCGATCACGCCCTGGTGGTGGCCACGGCGACGGACTTCGACGACAGCTTCCATCACGTAGTGGAGGAGGTCATGCACATGAACTCCGAGCAGACCGGCACCACCAACGATCAGGTGCGGGCGGACATGGTGCTCTTCGAGTATCCCAACGGCGGGGCCGTCTTCACCACCGGTTCGATCGCCTGGAGCGCCTGCCTCTCCCACAACGACTACGACAACAACGTGTCGCGGATCACCGCCAACGTGTTGCGGAAGTTCGCCTCCGACGACCCCCTTCCCTGA
- a CDS encoding CocE/NonD family hydrolase, with protein sequence MTTWLEERPGPARTRANVRIPMRDGVELSADLFYPESDDPAPVIIKYYPYRKDDLLRALTVERANYYAAHGYITTLLDVRGTGASAGVCDRMLRLQEWEDGYDAVEWLAAQPWCTGAVGMTGVSYGGYSSLLTAAQAPPSLKAIAPIYAGWDLYENSHPGGMWQTSIWTGAYNAMMTALSGAPPAPDTEGAWLEIWDEHLAANQPWLESWIRNPVDGPVWHEGSVRYGLENIRAATFIFGGWHDIFVSDPFYMYMGLSPDLPKKLMMGPYLHIAPNIGTPGERFDHLHEIVRWFDQHLKGEDTGIADEPPVSLWVRGYDRPQARREAAGGYWRSEAAWPLARATDEALHLRPDGRLNGVPLSEGEEDRVSYTYDPAVGISTMGLITGLGADVGLPIDQRRDAAGSVVFLGEPLEESCEVTGFPAATLFVSSTAEITAFSVKLIDVHPDGPWALVSRAIKNATQRNSRTDPEPLVPNEVTEVTIELEAVSYTFEAGHRIGVMISSSDFPLVWPLPQNAVNTIHMDTDHPSRISLPVVSRPDSGLPPPDYRPAHPPPDPLGTAEPTRWDLVEDLAGTEVSVVISMGGDSTNDNGARIHTHTDFKVTTDRSDPANSSVEAAFRFDVDHGTSRTEVRSSTRVVGNPDSYHAVTASEVRTDGKPHFSRTWHTSVPRGFL encoded by the coding sequence ATGACTACCTGGCTTGAAGAACGACCCGGCCCGGCCCGGACCCGGGCCAACGTTCGTATCCCGATGCGGGACGGTGTCGAGTTATCCGCCGACCTGTTCTATCCGGAGTCGGACGATCCCGCCCCGGTGATCATCAAGTACTACCCGTACCGTAAGGACGACCTGCTGCGCGCCCTGACCGTGGAACGCGCCAACTACTACGCCGCCCATGGCTACATCACCACCCTGCTCGATGTGCGGGGAACCGGCGCCTCGGCCGGAGTTTGCGACCGGATGCTCCGCCTGCAGGAGTGGGAGGACGGCTACGACGCGGTGGAGTGGTTGGCTGCCCAGCCGTGGTGCACCGGGGCGGTAGGGATGACCGGGGTCTCGTACGGCGGGTACTCGTCCCTGCTCACCGCCGCCCAGGCGCCGCCCAGCCTCAAGGCCATCGCCCCCATCTACGCCGGATGGGACCTCTACGAGAACAGCCATCCGGGAGGGATGTGGCAGACCTCCATCTGGACGGGCGCATACAACGCCATGATGACCGCCCTGTCAGGGGCGCCTCCCGCGCCCGATACGGAAGGCGCGTGGCTGGAGATCTGGGACGAGCACCTCGCCGCCAACCAGCCCTGGCTCGAGTCCTGGATCCGCAATCCGGTGGACGGTCCGGTGTGGCACGAAGGCTCGGTCCGCTACGGGCTCGAGAACATCCGGGCAGCCACCTTCATCTTCGGCGGGTGGCATGACATCTTCGTCTCCGACCCGTTCTACATGTACATGGGCCTGAGCCCGGACCTACCCAAGAAGCTGATGATGGGTCCCTACCTCCACATAGCCCCCAACATCGGGACGCCTGGAGAACGGTTCGACCACCTTCACGAGATCGTGCGCTGGTTCGACCAGCACCTCAAGGGGGAAGACACCGGCATTGCGGACGAACCTCCCGTCAGCCTCTGGGTGCGTGGTTATGACCGCCCCCAGGCTCGCCGGGAAGCGGCCGGCGGCTACTGGCGTTCGGAGGCAGCGTGGCCGCTCGCCCGGGCCACGGACGAGGCCCTCCACCTCCGGCCCGACGGGCGGTTGAACGGCGTCCCGCTGTCGGAAGGCGAGGAGGACCGCGTCTCATATACCTACGACCCGGCTGTGGGCATCTCGACCATGGGTCTGATAACGGGGCTCGGCGCCGACGTCGGCCTCCCCATCGACCAGCGTCGTGATGCCGCGGGGTCCGTGGTCTTCCTCGGGGAGCCACTCGAGGAGAGCTGCGAGGTGACCGGCTTCCCCGCGGCCACCCTCTTCGTATCCTCGACCGCCGAGATCACCGCCTTCTCCGTGAAGCTGATCGACGTACATCCCGACGGTCCCTGGGCGCTGGTGTCCAGGGCCATCAAGAACGCCACCCAACGAAACTCCAGGACCGACCCCGAGCCGCTCGTGCCGAACGAGGTCACCGAGGTCACCATCGAACTGGAGGCTGTGTCCTACACGTTCGAGGCAGGCCACCGGATCGGCGTCATGATCTCCAGTTCGGACTTCCCGCTGGTCTGGCCCCTGCCGCAGAACGCCGTCAACACCATCCACATGGACACCGACCACCCCTCCAGGATCAGCCTCCCGGTGGTGAGCCGTCCCGACTCCGGCCTCCCCCCTCCTGACTACCGACCGGCCCATCCCCCGCCCGATCCGCTGGGGACCGCCGAGCCGACGCGATGGGACCTGGTGGAGGACCTCGCGGGTACCGAGGTGAGCGTGGTGATCTCGATGGGGGGCGACTCCACCAACGACAACGGCGCACGGATCCATACCCACACGGACTTCAAGGTCACCACCGACCGGTCCGACCCGGCCAACTCGAGTGTCGAGGCCGCATTCCGCTTCGATGTCGACCACGGGACTTCCCGAACCGAGGTCAGAAGCTCTACCCGCGTGGTGGGGAACCCCGACTCCTACCACGCAGTCACGGCGTCAGAGGTCCGAACCGACGGCAAACCCCACTTCTCCCGCACCTGGCACACCTCGGTCCCGAGAGGTTTTCTGTGA
- a CDS encoding fibronectin type III domain-containing protein, which yields MRGTTHYKFHKTAVFLFVAAAVMFASSSGASAQSDESEKPARPVNIRVVRQTDGSVTLAWDVPSGRPKADGYTVVYRPSAAEAGAQPAETRWWSYQHESQVGPDNRQARVRDLTNGVWYELTVIAQYGDDQWEWSEDSVLARPGEAAPEVRPPPRPSTTTVSAEEPGSVTVEWAPPVDDGGAPVNGYEVWYLLEKDRSTQTYEEAEEVLWTRAGNGLGPDARGYRITGLVDYQRYSVIVAAVNDAGRGLFGTAWGTANGDDHDPLGLIADHRFARSYTLGADTWEVWVCDVADGDLPVDAADAATLLNREITPYFAWLSGGRYRPEFVVGGVVEADPTHESPRASDYECEDRVAEVSEGGAQGAVIVLDKEEAVSSGGVGRQNSSHVDGTWTVSAGAFPDNSRSVQLTAETVLPVSAYCSDCTYPDDIRLDVVAHEVGHALGWPHSFGGNRPETSEALLEIDIDIDEYDNPMDMISGSPHGWELRRHGLVAGTIAVNRYAAGWIDPDDVAVHDGGIASYVLAPIGISGTQMLVLPTGNPGEFISMGARVASGYDAGIPASGVEAYRVDQRASACSPESPPANPDRLTCTGLGRRTQQVPPPPDNDQEIEDLTDHVYGPGDQLTVEGFRVEVTERVGDRFRVWVGNPYVGTFADDENNRHEENIEFLANRGITSGCNRELKLYCPDRPVTRAQMATLLILALGEPVASTSGPSRFTDVPDDSWYRPYVERLAELEISVGYPDGTFRPEEHVTRAHIALFLTSAFDGLTPVETPTGVFDDVPAESYYAAAVEAIPAAGVTQGCNKTPGRNYCPEEPVRRDELASFLAHALPASS from the coding sequence ATGCGCGGAACCACCCACTACAAGTTCCACAAGACGGCGGTCTTCCTGTTCGTCGCGGCCGCCGTGATGTTCGCGTCTTCGTCTGGGGCATCGGCTCAGTCCGATGAGTCCGAGAAGCCGGCCCGGCCGGTGAATATTCGTGTCGTCAGGCAGACAGACGGATCGGTGACCTTGGCCTGGGATGTGCCCTCGGGCCGGCCGAAAGCTGATGGCTACACGGTCGTCTACCGCCCTTCGGCTGCGGAGGCAGGCGCCCAACCAGCAGAAACACGATGGTGGTCGTACCAGCACGAGAGCCAAGTGGGTCCGGACAACCGGCAGGCGCGGGTGCGAGACCTGACCAACGGGGTCTGGTATGAGCTGACCGTCATCGCGCAATACGGTGACGATCAATGGGAATGGTCCGAGGATTCCGTACTGGCGCGGCCGGGTGAGGCGGCACCTGAGGTACGGCCGCCACCTAGGCCCTCCACAACGACGGTGAGCGCGGAAGAACCCGGCTCGGTGACTGTGGAGTGGGCACCCCCCGTCGATGATGGCGGCGCTCCGGTAAACGGCTACGAGGTCTGGTACCTACTCGAAAAGGATCGCTCGACTCAGACCTACGAGGAAGCCGAAGAGGTGCTGTGGACCAGGGCAGGGAACGGCCTGGGTCCGGACGCACGTGGATACCGGATCACGGGCCTCGTCGACTACCAGCGGTACAGCGTGATAGTCGCGGCGGTCAACGACGCCGGTCGCGGGTTGTTCGGTACCGCATGGGGAACCGCCAACGGTGATGACCATGACCCGTTGGGTCTGATCGCAGATCACCGGTTCGCCCGGTCGTACACACTCGGCGCCGACACCTGGGAAGTGTGGGTGTGCGACGTTGCGGACGGCGACCTGCCGGTCGATGCGGCGGATGCCGCCACGCTTCTGAACCGGGAGATAACCCCGTACTTCGCCTGGCTGTCCGGTGGCCGGTACCGACCTGAGTTCGTAGTCGGCGGCGTTGTTGAGGCCGACCCCACTCACGAATCACCACGCGCCAGTGATTACGAGTGCGAGGACCGGGTGGCGGAAGTCTCCGAAGGCGGTGCGCAGGGAGCGGTGATCGTTCTCGACAAGGAGGAGGCTGTCAGCTCCGGAGGGGTTGGGCGGCAGAACAGTTCCCATGTCGATGGCACGTGGACCGTGTCGGCCGGAGCCTTCCCCGACAACAGCCGTTCCGTTCAGCTGACGGCGGAAACTGTGTTGCCCGTCTCGGCTTACTGCTCCGACTGCACTTACCCAGACGACATCCGCCTGGATGTCGTGGCCCATGAGGTGGGCCACGCGCTGGGCTGGCCCCACTCGTTCGGCGGCAACCGGCCAGAGACCAGTGAAGCGCTGCTCGAGATCGACATAGATATCGATGAGTACGACAACCCCATGGACATGATCAGTGGCAGCCCGCACGGTTGGGAGCTACGAAGGCACGGGCTGGTGGCCGGCACCATCGCGGTCAACAGGTACGCGGCCGGTTGGATCGACCCCGACGATGTGGCTGTCCACGACGGTGGAATCGCCAGTTACGTTCTGGCGCCGATCGGCATCTCCGGCACACAGATGCTGGTGCTACCGACCGGCAACCCCGGGGAATTCATCTCAATGGGTGCTCGTGTGGCCTCGGGCTATGACGCCGGCATTCCAGCCTCGGGGGTGGAGGCCTACCGGGTCGACCAGCGCGCCTCTGCCTGCAGCCCCGAATCTCCACCGGCGAATCCGGATCGGCTCACATGCACCGGCCTTGGCCGGCGAACCCAGCAGGTCCCGCCGCCCCCGGACAATGATCAAGAGATCGAGGACCTGACCGACCACGTATACGGTCCGGGTGATCAGCTGACTGTCGAAGGATTCAGGGTCGAGGTCACCGAAAGGGTCGGCGACCGGTTCCGCGTGTGGGTCGGCAACCCTTATGTCGGGACGTTCGCGGATGACGAGAACAACAGACACGAGGAGAACATCGAGTTCCTCGCCAACCGGGGCATCACCAGCGGTTGCAATCGCGAGCTGAAACTGTACTGCCCCGACCGGCCGGTCACGCGAGCCCAGATGGCCACGTTGCTGATACTCGCTCTAGGCGAACCGGTCGCCTCAACATCGGGACCGTCGCGCTTCACGGACGTTCCAGACGACTCGTGGTACAGGCCCTACGTGGAACGCTTGGCCGAACTCGAGATCAGCGTCGGCTACCCAGACGGGACGTTCCGGCCGGAGGAACACGTGACGCGAGCCCACATAGCTTTGTTCCTTACCAGCGCCTTCGACGGACTGACTCCGGTGGAAACACCCACCGGAGTCTTCGACGACGTGCCCGCGGAGTCGTACTACGCCGCTGCGGTGGAGGCAATCCCGGCCGCCGGCGTTACCCAGGGTTGCAACAAGACACCGGGCCGCAACTACTGCCCGGAGGAACCCGTACGCCGCGACGAACTCGCCTCGTTCCTAGCTCATGCCCTCCCGGCCTCCAGCTGA
- a CDS encoding aminotransferase class I/II-fold pyridoxal phosphate-dependent enzyme translates to MPLDRLSDVLDSHVSRLEQQGTAKGRETVVRGVIRPVGERGPRFLLEGEGDRQFIRMNSNSYLGLGLHPAVIRAGEDAALGAGAGPGAVRFIIGTHAAHVELERSLADFHGREEGMIYSSAYNAVVGALVALIDPSTAVISDELNHNSIINAIRLSRPAGKSVYPHLDLAELDRLLEEARGRARRAVVVTDGIFSMRGDHAPLDRIMEIARRHDDSFPENVVVVVDDSHGVGAFGRTGRGTEEYTGAPPADVLIGTLGKAFGVNGGYVVSRRPVIRFLREASPLYIYSNPITAGEAAAATEALRILQSAEGEALLARLRRLTHRLESGLRSLGYEVIPGEHPIVPLMLRDTGETRRLVAALYDAGILATGLAYPVVPRGDEEIRLQVNADHTEADIRQVVSALADARRRQSGD, encoded by the coding sequence ATGCCATTGGACCGCTTGTCAGACGTACTCGACAGCCATGTATCCCGGCTCGAGCAGCAGGGGACTGCCAAGGGGCGGGAAACGGTCGTTCGGGGGGTGATCCGGCCCGTAGGAGAGCGCGGTCCGCGTTTCCTGCTTGAAGGTGAGGGAGATCGCCAGTTCATCCGGATGAACTCGAACTCCTACCTGGGGTTAGGGCTGCATCCGGCCGTGATCCGGGCAGGAGAGGACGCCGCGCTCGGTGCCGGAGCAGGTCCGGGAGCGGTCCGGTTCATCATCGGCACCCACGCGGCCCATGTCGAGTTGGAGCGCAGCCTGGCCGATTTTCACGGCCGCGAAGAAGGGATGATCTACTCGTCGGCATACAACGCGGTGGTGGGCGCCCTGGTCGCCCTCATCGATCCGTCCACAGCGGTGATCTCGGACGAGCTCAACCACAACTCCATCATCAACGCCATCCGCCTCTCCCGGCCCGCCGGCAAGTCGGTATACCCGCACCTCGACCTGGCGGAGCTCGACCGGTTACTGGAGGAGGCCCGCGGCCGGGCCCGTCGCGCCGTCGTCGTCACCGACGGGATCTTTTCCATGCGGGGTGACCATGCGCCGCTGGACCGGATCATGGAGATCGCACGCCGCCACGACGACAGCTTCCCCGAGAACGTCGTGGTAGTGGTGGACGATTCCCACGGTGTAGGAGCATTCGGGCGCACGGGACGGGGAACCGAGGAGTACACGGGCGCCCCGCCCGCTGACGTGCTCATCGGCACGCTCGGAAAGGCGTTCGGAGTGAACGGGGGGTACGTGGTGTCGCGCCGCCCGGTGATCCGGTTCCTCCGCGAGGCCTCCCCGCTCTACATCTACTCGAACCCGATCACCGCCGGCGAGGCTGCCGCGGCGACAGAGGCACTGCGCATCCTGCAGAGTGCCGAGGGGGAGGCCTTGCTGGCCCGCCTGCGCCGCCTCACCCACCGGCTCGAGTCCGGGCTCCGGTCGCTCGGGTACGAGGTCATCCCCGGGGAACATCCCATCGTGCCCCTGATGTTGCGGGACACGGGCGAGACCCGGCGCCTCGTAGCGGCCCTGTACGACGCCGGCATCCTCGCAACGGGCCTCGCCTACCCCGTAGTGCCCAGGGGTGACGAGGAGATCCGCCTTCAGGTCAACGCCGACCACACCGAGGCGGACATCCGCCAGGTCGTGTCAGCACTCGCCGACGCGCGGCGACGCCAATCCGGCGACTGA